One genomic window of Saccopteryx bilineata isolate mSacBil1 chromosome 4, mSacBil1_pri_phased_curated, whole genome shotgun sequence includes the following:
- the GPX3 gene encoding glutathione peroxidase 3: protein MARLLTASCLFSLLLAGFVPPSQGQENLKTECHADVSGSIFEYGALTINGEEYIPFKQFAGKYVLFVNVASFUGLTGQYVELNALQEELEPFGLVILGFPCNQFGKQEPGENSEILPILKHVRPGGGYIPNFQLFEKGDVNGEKEQKVYTFLKNSCPPTTELLGSPHRLFWEPMKVHDIRWNFEKFLVGPDGKPIMRWHHRTTVSNVKMDILAYMRRQAALGVSRK from the exons ATGGCCCGGCTGCTCACGGCGTCCTGCCTTTTCTCCCTGCTCCTGGCCGGCTTCGTCCCGCCGAGCCAGGGGCAGGAGAATTTGAAG ACGGAATGCCATGCTGACGTGAGCGGCAGCATCTTCGAGTACGGAGCCCTCACCATCAACGGGGAGGAGTACATCCCCTTCAAGCAGTTTGCTGGCAAATACGTCCTCTTTGTCAACGTGGCCAGCTTCTGAGGCCTGACGGGCCAGTATGTTG AACTGAATGCACTACAGGAAGAGCTTGAACCATTCGGCCTGGTCATTCTGGGCTTCCCCTGCAACCAATTCGGAAAACAGGAGCCAGGAGAGAACTCGGAGATCCTTCCTATCCTCAA GCATGTCCGACCAGGTGGGGGCTACATCCCCAATTTCCAACTCTTTGAGAAAGGAGACGTGAACGGGGAGAAAGAGCAGAAGGTCTACACGTTCCTGAAG AACTCCTGTCCTCCCACCACGGAGCTCCTGGGCTCACCTCACCGCCTCTTCTGGGAACCTATGAAGGTCCACGACATCCGCTGGAACTTTGAGAAGTTCCTAGTGGGGCCAGACGGTAAACCCATCATGCGCTGGCACCACCGGACCACGGTCAGCAACGTCAAGATGGACATCCTGGCCTACATGAGGCGGCAGGCAGCCCTGGGGGTCAGCAGGAAGTAA